In the Micromonospora narathiwatensis genome, one interval contains:
- a CDS encoding sugar ABC transporter ATP-binding protein, which yields MSDRHPVLTMTAISKFFPGVRALDGVDFRMFPGEVHALMGENGAGKSTLIKVLTGVYGSDAGTVTLDGAPVSFTGPMQAAAAGVSTVYQEVNLCPNLSVAENIFIGRQPRRFGTVNWREMRRRAKALLARLDLHIDVTELLGGYSLAVQQMVAIARAVDVRARVLILDEPTSSLDADEVAQLMRIMRQLRDEGIAILFVTHFLDQVYGIADRVTVLRNGRLVGEYPIAELPQFALVEKMIGKELDTLERLDEQAGRDLAAVETGTPVVEATGLARTGSVAPFSLTIHEGEVVGMAGLLGSGRSEVARLLFGADRADRGQLAVDGRPVTIRGPVAAIDRNIAFCSENRRTEGLVGDLSVRENVILAMQAARGWLRPVPRRRQDELVRRYIDALSIRPSDPDMPVRNLSGGNQQKVLLARWLITEPRLLILDEPTRGIDIGAKAEIQRLVVQLSDDGMAVLFISAELEEVLRLSHKVAVMRDRQLVTQLANDDSLDAERVMRVIASGAEQKGRDQA from the coding sequence ATGTCGGACAGGCATCCGGTCCTGACGATGACCGCGATCAGCAAGTTCTTCCCCGGGGTTCGCGCCCTCGACGGTGTCGACTTCCGGATGTTCCCCGGCGAGGTGCACGCCCTGATGGGCGAGAACGGCGCCGGCAAGTCCACCTTGATCAAGGTGTTGACCGGGGTGTACGGCAGCGACGCCGGCACCGTCACGCTCGACGGCGCCCCGGTCTCCTTCACCGGCCCCATGCAGGCCGCCGCGGCCGGGGTGAGCACCGTCTACCAGGAGGTGAACCTCTGCCCGAACCTCTCCGTGGCGGAGAACATCTTCATCGGGCGTCAGCCGCGACGGTTCGGGACGGTGAACTGGCGCGAGATGCGCCGCCGCGCGAAGGCCCTGCTGGCCCGCCTCGACCTGCACATCGACGTCACCGAACTGCTGGGCGGTTACTCGCTGGCCGTACAGCAGATGGTGGCGATCGCGCGCGCGGTCGACGTACGCGCCCGGGTGCTGATCCTCGACGAGCCCACGTCCAGCCTGGACGCCGACGAGGTCGCGCAACTGATGCGCATCATGCGTCAGCTACGCGACGAGGGCATCGCCATCCTCTTCGTCACCCACTTTCTCGACCAGGTGTACGGGATCGCCGACCGCGTCACCGTACTGCGCAACGGACGCCTCGTCGGCGAGTACCCGATCGCGGAGCTGCCGCAGTTCGCCCTGGTGGAGAAGATGATCGGCAAGGAACTCGACACCCTGGAACGTCTCGACGAGCAGGCCGGGCGGGACCTGGCGGCCGTCGAGACGGGCACGCCGGTCGTCGAGGCGACCGGGCTTGCCCGGACCGGCTCCGTGGCGCCGTTCAGCCTCACCATCCACGAGGGTGAGGTGGTCGGCATGGCCGGGCTGCTGGGATCGGGGCGCTCCGAGGTCGCCCGGTTGCTGTTCGGCGCCGACCGGGCCGACCGGGGCCAGCTCGCCGTGGACGGCCGGCCGGTCACCATCCGGGGGCCGGTCGCCGCCATCGACCGGAACATCGCGTTCTGCTCGGAGAACCGACGCACCGAGGGCCTGGTGGGCGACCTGTCGGTGCGGGAGAACGTCATCCTGGCGATGCAGGCGGCCCGCGGGTGGCTGCGGCCGGTGCCCCGGCGCCGCCAGGACGAGCTGGTCCGGCGCTACATCGACGCGCTGAGCATCCGTCCGAGCGACCCGGACATGCCGGTGCGCAACCTCTCCGGCGGCAACCAGCAGAAGGTCCTGCTCGCCCGGTGGCTGATCACCGAGCCACGGCTGCTCATCCTGGACGAGCCGACCCGTGGCATCGACATCGGCGCGAAGGCCGAGATCCAGCGCCTGGTGGTGCAGCTCTCCGACGACGGGATGGCGGTGCTGTTCATCTCCGCCGAGTTGGAGGAGGTGCTACGGCTCAGCCACAAGGTCGCCGTGATGCGCGACCGGCAGCTGGTCACCCAACTGGCCAACGACGACAGCCTCGACGCCGAACGCGTCATGCGCGTCATCGCCAGCGGAGCGGAGCAGAAGGGGCGGGACCAGGCATGA
- a CDS encoding ABC transporter permease: protein MTTWRTRLSGVTGHRLFWPVVVLVALLVANTAYRPSFLAVEVKDGHLYGSLIDIVRLSAPLILVALGMTLVIATGGIDLSVGSVVAVSGAVACLYISRQPDQSDLGGVLTALALACGVALLLGAWNGVLVAVIGIQPIIATLILMVAGRGLAQLITSGQIITINSGPYRMIGLGHLFTLPFAIIIALLVTLTVAVLTRRTALGMTIEAVGGNAEASRLAGIRARRVKLLAYVVSAVCAAVAGFMMTANVSSADGNSAGLWVELDAILAVVIGGTSLAGGRFHLGGTVVGALLIQTLTTSVYAMNIDPQTSLLFKAMVVIAVCLIQAPAFRARFRRRRVRGAPPSAAAAQEKEQVAA, encoded by the coding sequence ATGACCACCTGGAGAACACGCCTGTCAGGCGTCACCGGTCACCGACTGTTCTGGCCGGTCGTGGTGCTCGTGGCGTTGCTGGTGGCGAACACGGCCTACCGGCCGAGCTTCCTCGCCGTCGAGGTCAAGGACGGACACCTGTACGGCAGCCTGATCGACATCGTCCGGCTCAGCGCCCCGCTGATCCTGGTCGCCCTGGGCATGACCCTGGTGATCGCCACCGGCGGGATCGACCTGTCCGTGGGGTCGGTGGTGGCCGTGAGCGGCGCGGTGGCCTGCCTCTACATCAGTCGCCAGCCGGACCAGAGCGACCTCGGCGGCGTACTGACCGCCCTGGCCCTCGCGTGCGGGGTGGCGCTGCTCCTCGGCGCCTGGAACGGGGTGCTGGTCGCCGTGATCGGCATCCAGCCGATCATCGCCACCCTGATCCTGATGGTCGCCGGACGCGGCCTGGCCCAGTTGATCACTTCCGGTCAGATCATCACCATCAACAGCGGTCCCTATCGGATGATCGGGCTCGGCCACCTGTTCACCCTGCCGTTCGCGATCATCATCGCCCTGTTGGTGACCCTGACCGTGGCGGTGCTGACCCGCCGTACCGCGCTCGGGATGACCATCGAGGCGGTCGGCGGCAACGCCGAGGCCAGCCGGCTGGCGGGCATCCGCGCGCGGCGCGTCAAACTGCTCGCGTACGTGGTGAGCGCCGTCTGCGCCGCCGTGGCCGGGTTCATGATGACCGCGAACGTGTCCAGCGCCGACGGCAACTCGGCCGGGCTGTGGGTCGAACTCGACGCGATCCTCGCCGTGGTCATCGGCGGCACGTCACTGGCCGGGGGTCGTTTCCACCTCGGCGGCACCGTGGTCGGCGCGCTGCTCATCCAGACCCTGACCACCTCCGTGTACGCGATGAACATCGACCCGCAGACCTCCCTGCTGTTCAAGGCGATGGTGGTGATCGCGGTCTGCCTCATCCAGGCGCCGGCGTTCCGCGCCAGGTTCCGCCGCCGGCGGGTACGCGGAGCGCCACCGTCGGCCGCGGCGGCCCAGGAGAAGGAGCAGGTGGCAGCCTGA
- the yjfF gene encoding galactofuranose ABC transporter, permease protein YjfF → MSTTQLTTRLTRPAWLRLPRRQVPVLVSLGLLLVMYGIGVSQYRAFSNVQVIFNVFIDNGFLLVVAVGMTFVILTGGIDLSVGSVVAMTAMVSAALLRDGLPPALVLLIALLIGPTLGFVMGCVIHFFEIQPFIVTLAGMFFARGLCTWISSVSIPISDGFWTDAAQQRIRIGDNFVTVSVLITVAVVAVAAYTLAYTRLGRNVYAIGGNPQSALLMGLPVGRTRIAVYTISGLCSAIGGILLSFYTLSGAPLIAVGMELDAIAAVVIGGTLLTGGSGYVLGTMLGVLVLGVIQTLITFDGTLNSWWTKIVIGGLLFAFILLQRLIAIRKK, encoded by the coding sequence ATGAGTACGACGCAACTGACCACGCGGCTGACCCGACCGGCGTGGTTGCGGCTGCCTCGGCGGCAGGTCCCGGTGCTGGTCAGCCTCGGCCTGCTGCTGGTCATGTACGGCATCGGCGTCTCGCAGTACCGCGCCTTCTCCAACGTCCAGGTCATCTTCAACGTCTTCATCGACAACGGCTTCCTGCTCGTCGTCGCGGTCGGCATGACCTTCGTGATCCTGACCGGCGGCATCGACCTGTCGGTCGGCTCGGTGGTGGCGATGACCGCGATGGTGTCGGCCGCCCTGCTGCGCGACGGCCTTCCGCCCGCCTTGGTGCTGCTGATCGCGCTGCTGATCGGTCCGACGCTCGGGTTCGTGATGGGCTGCGTCATCCACTTCTTCGAGATCCAACCGTTCATCGTCACCCTGGCCGGCATGTTCTTCGCCCGCGGCCTGTGCACCTGGATCAGTTCGGTCTCCATTCCCATCTCCGACGGCTTCTGGACCGACGCCGCGCAACAACGGATCAGGATCGGCGACAACTTCGTGACCGTCAGCGTCCTCATCACGGTCGCGGTGGTCGCCGTGGCCGCGTACACGCTGGCCTACACCCGGCTGGGCCGCAACGTGTACGCGATCGGCGGCAACCCGCAGTCGGCCCTGTTGATGGGCCTGCCGGTCGGTCGTACCCGGATCGCCGTCTACACGATCAGCGGGCTCTGCTCGGCGATCGGGGGCATCCTGCTGTCGTTCTACACCCTGTCGGGGGCCCCGCTGATCGCCGTGGGCATGGAACTGGACGCGATCGCCGCGGTGGTCATCGGCGGCACCCTGCTCACCGGCGGGTCCGGCTACGTGCTGGGCACCATGCTGGGTGTGCTGGTGCTCGGCGTCATCCAGACACTGATCACCTTCGACGGCACGCTCAACTCGTGGTGGACCAAGATCGTGATCGGCGGCCTGCTATTCGCGTTCATCCTCCTCCAGCGCCTCATCGCCATCCGCAAGAAGTAA